The following proteins are encoded in a genomic region of Opitutus sp.:
- a CDS encoding IS1595 family transposase, with product MDEYPHDLQEFDAWFGTEEACRAYLVKLRWPKGFVCPYCGGTKAWKIRVILWQCCACKRQVSVTVGTVFQDTRTPLRVWFQAMWWLTTQKNGASALGLQRVLGLRKYQTAWTWLHKLRSAMVRPGRDLLNGRVEVDETYLGGLEEGHPGRGTQNKALIVVAVEKVGKRSGRIRLSVIKSASAENLLGFIQANIAPGSTVHTDGWKGYSGLSKLGYTHEVSVIRTSKAHDLLPRAHRVISLLKRWLLGTHQGSVGYKHLDYYLDEFTFRFNRRTSKSRGMLFYRLVQQSTMVEPLTYRMIVDQTTPQISNRTNHNPLGLHE from the coding sequence ATGGACGAGTACCCGCATGATTTACAGGAGTTTGATGCGTGGTTTGGAACTGAAGAGGCGTGCCGGGCCTATCTTGTAAAGCTGAGGTGGCCGAAAGGCTTCGTGTGTCCGTATTGCGGCGGCACTAAGGCATGGAAGATTAGGGTAATACTCTGGCAATGTTGTGCTTGTAAAAGGCAGGTATCTGTTACCGTCGGTACCGTATTTCAAGACACACGCACGCCGTTGCGGGTGTGGTTTCAAGCGATGTGGTGGCTGACGACCCAGAAAAATGGGGCCAGTGCACTTGGCTTACAGCGAGTTTTGGGGCTGAGGAAGTATCAGACTGCGTGGACTTGGTTGCACAAGCTGAGGAGTGCGATGGTGCGACCGGGCAGAGACTTACTGAACGGAAGAGTTGAGGTTGATGAAACTTATCTCGGCGGATTAGAGGAGGGCCATCCAGGCAGAGGAACGCAAAATAAGGCATTGATTGTGGTTGCTGTCGAAAAAGTTGGGAAGCGCAGCGGACGTATCAGATTAAGCGTCATCAAGAGCGCATCCGCCGAAAATTTACTGGGGTTCATTCAGGCGAACATCGCCCCAGGAAGCACGGTGCACACCGATGGATGGAAGGGGTACTCGGGTTTGAGTAAACTTGGCTACACTCACGAAGTAAGCGTGATACGCACCAGTAAGGCACACGACCTTTTGCCCCGTGCACACCGAGTTATCTCACTTTTAAAGCGTTGGCTTCTAGGGACTCACCAAGGATCCGTTGGGTACAAGCACCTCGACTACTATCTCGACGAATTCACATTCCGTTTTAACCGCCGCACTTCGAAAAGCCGAGGAATGCTCTTTTATCGCTTAGTTCAGCAATCAACTATGGTAGAGCCATTAACCTACCGCATGATTGTCGATCAGACCACCCCCCAGATATCGAACCGCACAAACCACAACCCCTTGGGGCTACATGAGTGA